Proteins co-encoded in one Quercus robur chromosome 8, dhQueRobu3.1, whole genome shotgun sequence genomic window:
- the LOC126697184 gene encoding dynamin-related protein 3B-like has product MSRACEATELQRFPFLRRRMDEVMGKFLRDGVKPAERMIVNLIEMEMDYINSSNPNFLGGSKAVEIAMQQLRSSQPWRLKCPKYQPRRKNLAKGLLQRQRREVQRISSSLRHWPRSFELTC; this is encoded by the exons ATGAGCCGTGCTTGTGAGGCAACTGAGTTGCAAAGGTTTCCCTTCTTAAGAAGGCGTATGGATGAAGTCATGGGAAAGTTTTTGCGTGATGGCGTAAAGCCTGCTGAGAGAATGATAGTGAATCTTATTGAGATGGAG ATGGATTATATAAATTCTTCAAATCCAAATTTCTTAGGCGGGAGCAAAGCTGTTGAGATTGCTATGCAGCAGCTGAGATCATCGCAG CCATGGAGACTGAAGTGCCCAAAGTACCAGCCAAGAAGAAAGAACCTAGCAAAAGGGCTGCTGCAGCGGCAAAGAAGAGAGGTGCAGCGAATAAGCAGCAGCCTCAGACATTGGCCCAGAAGCTTTGAACTGACATGTTAA
- the LOC126697185 gene encoding pectinesterase 31-like, with the protein MTEYDPRLVAPTWLYLASKAAESTVQMLMKSMTQLTWCYGPGSCPSKRVAWARELIDEEAEQFLMPRFIDPDSERPWLAQRMALRIPYSA; encoded by the exons ATGACAGAATATGATCCGCGTCTTGTGGCTCCAACCTGGTTGTACCTGGCATCAAAAGCAGCAGAAAGCACAGTGCAG ATGCTGATGAAAAGTATGACTCAATTAACTTG GTGCTATGGGCCAGGTAGTTGCCCATCAAAGAGGGTCGCATGGGCTAGAGAATTGATAGACGAAGAAGCAGAACAGTTCCTCATGCCTCGTTTCATTGACCCAGATTCAGAAAGACCTTGGCTTGCCCAAAGAATGGCCTTGAGGATACCATATTCTGCGTAA